Proteins encoded together in one Pontiella desulfatans window:
- a CDS encoding DUF721 domain-containing protein: MEQPRNSRINKDRWALDQIRYHLDKPMAPRRDIKSVADILKDVVEGFEVPVQDNVRILREAWPKLVGTQIAKHCAPGFIKDYQLHVFVDHPGWLPELERIKRMLLQKLQGNYRELNIRGLRFSLQH, encoded by the coding sequence ATGGAACAACCTCGCAACAGCCGAATCAACAAAGACCGTTGGGCCTTGGACCAGATACGCTACCATCTCGACAAGCCCATGGCGCCCCGGCGCGACATTAAGAGCGTGGCGGATATTCTCAAGGATGTGGTCGAGGGCTTCGAGGTTCCCGTTCAGGACAATGTGCGCATTTTACGCGAGGCCTGGCCCAAACTGGTGGGAACCCAGATTGCCAAGCACTGCGCCCCCGGGTTTATCAAGGATTACCAGTTGCACGTATTCGTCGATCATCCCGGTTGGCTACCGGAGCTCGAACGAATCAAACGAATGCTTCTGCAAAAACTCCAAGGCAACTACCGCGAACTAAACATCCGCGGCCTCCGCTTCTCGCTGCAGCATTAG
- a CDS encoding PAS domain-containing protein — MNLFKGWRIQSVVVVVMLAIVLPLSILVSLIDFHHRKVDELMEIDTRLFNAATFAGAILPPNYHNDIEDAASIGPEVYQGIVALNNSLCEQLGLEYLWSLMMLDGQLVFTSATSPGKAIESQDHAKFLEVHSNPELYEEAFRTMEPQYQDSIDKWGNIRAVLIPHYDARGRKFLMGASMKHSDIQALMPPILRDALGTAIVFLIPGILISILISRGISRPISQLAASAETIGNGEYFNRIDVAGPHEINVVANQLETMRKAILESVSSLHAKVADMSEFKETLNASPILTFKVRFDENLTTEFISDNYAMLGYDVRDLWSGTVPWKSIMPEEDVERADQATAKALASDSDHYHLETRLIWASGEVHWYMAWNEIVRDERGNPEFIRGLLMDITELKTAQERDELHQQQLETTLAELRGFEHIVNSSPIIVYRLRFEPEAWPVEFISENVGQLGYDPSKLLSGETTWNSINHPEDIPKVNDLLRKVMARGETTFNLESRILTKEGAIRQMESWNQLITDASGNITHIHGLFKDVTTLKDAQRKEALHLERLNETLRELQAFEKIVTSSPVFTFKRRIAEDFPTEHISQNICITGYTAEDFLTNNVQWTDLIPPEDYSLLERKALQCAEAGIDHYEVGFRMVWKNGESHWYTSWNSVLRDESGIPTHVQGLVSDISDLKNAHERDVEYQTRLKALAQDLVQVEDNERRQLAIVLHDDIGQMLAALNMKLTALKETSERTRIDDLAQQVDVLLLRIMKTCKSLTWEISPTSLYETNIDAGIERLAADLKTFFGLEVECHTAGMRIEADRATSALIFRCAKELLVNIAKHAGTNKAQIGVSQYGNKFHMVVSDQGSGLCPEDLEHGSGKGFGLFSIRERLEHINGSMHVESDPGKGTKIMMVIPVDIGDEHKKSPPEKVPAG; from the coding sequence TTGAATCTTTTCAAGGGCTGGAGAATACAGAGCGTGGTAGTGGTGGTCATGCTGGCCATTGTATTGCCGCTTTCCATCCTCGTCTCCCTCATCGACTTCCATCACCGCAAGGTGGACGAATTGATGGAAATCGATACCCGTCTGTTCAATGCCGCCACCTTTGCCGGGGCCATCCTCCCGCCTAACTACCACAACGATATCGAAGACGCCGCCTCCATCGGACCGGAGGTCTATCAGGGCATCGTCGCCCTCAACAACAGCCTCTGTGAACAACTCGGCCTGGAATATTTGTGGAGCCTGATGATGCTCGACGGCCAACTGGTTTTCACCAGTGCCACCTCCCCGGGGAAAGCCATCGAAAGCCAAGACCACGCCAAATTCCTGGAAGTCCACTCCAACCCCGAACTCTACGAGGAAGCGTTCCGGACCATGGAGCCCCAGTATCAGGACTCCATCGATAAATGGGGGAACATTCGCGCCGTACTCATCCCCCACTACGATGCCCGCGGCCGCAAATTCCTCATGGGCGCCAGCATGAAGCATTCGGACATCCAGGCCCTGATGCCCCCCATTCTGCGCGATGCCCTGGGCACGGCCATCGTGTTCCTGATCCCGGGCATCCTGATCAGCATCCTGATCTCCCGCGGGATTTCCCGGCCCATCTCCCAATTGGCCGCCTCGGCCGAAACCATCGGAAACGGTGAATATTTCAACCGCATCGACGTTGCCGGCCCCCATGAAATCAACGTGGTCGCCAACCAACTCGAAACCATGCGCAAGGCGATTCTTGAGAGCGTCAGCTCGCTGCACGCCAAGGTGGCCGACATGAGCGAGTTCAAGGAGACGCTCAATGCAAGCCCGATCCTAACCTTCAAGGTCAGGTTCGACGAAAACCTTACAACCGAGTTTATTTCCGACAACTATGCCATGCTGGGGTACGATGTCCGGGATCTGTGGTCGGGCACCGTGCCGTGGAAGTCGATCATGCCGGAAGAGGATGTCGAGCGCGCCGATCAAGCCACTGCAAAAGCCCTGGCATCCGATTCAGACCACTACCATCTGGAAACCCGCCTGATCTGGGCATCCGGGGAAGTCCACTGGTACATGGCCTGGAACGAGATCGTACGCGACGAACGAGGGAATCCGGAATTCATCCGCGGACTCTTGATGGACATCACGGAACTGAAAACCGCACAGGAACGTGATGAGTTGCACCAACAACAACTCGAAACCACCTTGGCGGAATTGCGTGGGTTCGAGCATATTGTCAACTCTAGCCCGATCATTGTCTACCGCCTGCGTTTCGAGCCGGAAGCCTGGCCGGTGGAGTTCATTTCCGAAAACGTGGGCCAACTCGGCTACGACCCCTCCAAACTTCTGTCGGGCGAAACAACATGGAACAGCATCAACCATCCCGAAGACATCCCCAAAGTCAATGATCTGCTCAGAAAGGTGATGGCGCGGGGCGAGACGACATTTAACCTGGAAAGCCGGATTCTCACGAAGGAGGGTGCAATCCGGCAGATGGAAAGCTGGAACCAGTTGATCACCGACGCATCCGGCAACATCACCCACATCCATGGGCTCTTCAAGGATGTCACCACCCTGAAAGATGCCCAGAGGAAGGAGGCCCTGCATCTGGAAAGGCTGAATGAAACACTGCGGGAACTCCAGGCTTTCGAGAAGATCGTGACCAGCAGCCCGGTCTTCACCTTCAAGCGCCGGATTGCGGAGGACTTCCCGACGGAACATATTTCACAAAACATATGCATCACCGGATACACCGCGGAAGATTTTCTCACCAACAACGTTCAATGGACAGACCTGATCCCGCCGGAAGACTACAGTCTCCTGGAACGAAAAGCCCTCCAATGCGCTGAAGCCGGCATCGACCACTACGAGGTTGGTTTCAGAATGGTCTGGAAGAACGGCGAGTCCCATTGGTACACCAGCTGGAACAGTGTTCTTCGGGATGAATCGGGCATCCCGACCCATGTCCAAGGGCTGGTCTCCGACATTTCCGATCTGAAAAACGCCCATGAACGGGACGTTGAATACCAGACCCGCCTCAAGGCCCTCGCCCAGGACCTGGTTCAGGTGGAGGATAACGAACGACGCCAACTCGCCATCGTCCTCCACGACGATATCGGCCAAATGCTGGCGGCGTTGAACATGAAGCTTACCGCCCTGAAAGAAACCTCCGAAAGAACACGAATCGACGACCTGGCCCAACAAGTGGATGTCCTGCTGCTCCGCATCATGAAAACGTGCAAAAGCCTGACCTGGGAAATCAGCCCAACGTCGCTCTACGAAACAAACATCGATGCCGGCATCGAGCGCTTGGCCGCCGATTTGAAAACCTTCTTTGGCCTTGAGGTCGAATGCCACACCGCAGGCATGCGCATTGAGGCGGACCGGGCAACCTCGGCGCTCATCTTCCGCTGCGCCAAGGAGCTGCTGGTGAATATTGCAAAGCATGCCGGAACAAACAAAGCGCAGATCGGCGTTTCGCAATATGGAAACAAATTCCACATGGTGGTTTCCGACCAAGGCAGCGGCCTTTGCCCGGAGGATTTGGAACATGGCTCCGGCAAAGGATTCGGCCTCTTCAGCATTCGCGAACGGCTTGAGCACATCAATGGCTCCATGCACGTGGAATCCGACCCCGGGAAAGGAACCAAGATTATGATGGTCATCCCCGTGGACATCGGCGACGAGCACAAAAAAAGCCCGCCGGAAAAGGTGCCGGCAGGCTAA
- a CDS encoding ribonuclease R family protein gives MSFDTQILQFISAPGYRPMKQHELARALNIVSKGQRSDFRHDLYALEDAGKIVRLRKNRWGLPQAGNEVVGTLKMMAKGGAIFIPDTEGESEIYVSDRNCGVALPDDKVAIEVFHSEYAERQRERRGQTDLRAEGRVAKVIERATEQTVGLLKKTPYYSYIIPDAPGFRHDVRIEDTRNIPENHKVLVKLNDWIDPYKPLTGSILEDLGEKSAPGVDVDSLLADAGIREEFPENVVAEANALSGEVTPDKMEGRTDLRDAVTFTIDPETAKDYDDAVSLEPHPDGGWTLGVHIADVSTYVRPGSLIDKEAFKRGNSIYLVDRAVMMLPKELTTKVCSLNPENDHLSHTAEIHLSEDGAMLGYKTYPSVIHSKARLTYTQVQRFIDGEHDHGIPDLVLHRLENLWPLVQKVRALRVANGSVEINTPEIEIKLNEQGRIEKMMPRSESKEAYGLIEDCMLLTNRAVAEILIAAEKPAIYRVHEEPDDEQWAAMGMELQALGIPALPQTRQEINQAVKLAAGTAVEYTANLAILRNFKRAEYSATQVGHFGLAFDDYTHFTSPIRRYPDLLVHRMLKAVELGQEFGMAADKIELIAMHCNETEKKADELERKSTETKRIEYYSETMNTSPTATFKGYIVAIKGKGMIVELPDSLQRGMVTFASITSDWLVANEQMTQAQTKAGKVKFTIGQEVEVALAKVDAARGFIDFVMADQLSQPRRRERQPRIEPDLKTGKPRLRGKHRRRRK, from the coding sequence ATGAGCTTCGACACCCAAATCCTCCAATTTATATCCGCCCCCGGCTACCGCCCCATGAAACAGCACGAGCTGGCCCGGGCGCTCAATATCGTTTCCAAGGGACAGCGCTCCGATTTTCGCCACGATCTCTACGCCCTCGAAGACGCCGGCAAGATCGTCCGCCTCCGCAAGAACCGCTGGGGGTTGCCGCAGGCCGGCAACGAGGTGGTCGGCACCCTCAAAATGATGGCCAAAGGCGGCGCCATCTTTATCCCCGACACCGAGGGCGAGTCCGAAATCTATGTTTCCGACCGCAACTGCGGCGTTGCCCTGCCCGATGACAAGGTGGCGATCGAAGTGTTCCACTCCGAATACGCCGAGCGCCAGCGCGAGCGGCGCGGCCAGACCGACCTGCGCGCCGAGGGCCGGGTTGCCAAGGTGATTGAACGGGCAACCGAGCAAACCGTCGGCCTGCTCAAGAAAACGCCATACTATTCCTACATCATTCCCGATGCCCCCGGCTTCCGGCACGATGTCCGGATCGAAGACACGCGGAATATTCCCGAAAACCACAAGGTACTCGTCAAACTCAACGACTGGATCGATCCCTATAAACCCCTCACGGGTTCCATCCTCGAAGACCTCGGCGAAAAATCCGCCCCCGGCGTGGATGTGGACAGCCTGCTCGCCGACGCCGGCATCCGCGAGGAATTCCCGGAAAACGTAGTGGCCGAAGCCAATGCGCTCTCGGGCGAGGTTACCCCCGATAAAATGGAAGGCCGTACCGACCTGCGCGATGCCGTCACCTTCACGATCGACCCCGAAACCGCGAAGGACTACGACGATGCCGTATCGCTCGAACCCCACCCCGACGGCGGTTGGACGCTCGGCGTGCATATTGCCGATGTCTCCACCTATGTCAGGCCTGGCTCGCTGATCGACAAGGAGGCCTTCAAGCGCGGCAACAGCATCTACCTGGTCGACCGCGCCGTCATGATGCTGCCGAAGGAGCTGACCACCAAAGTCTGCAGCCTTAATCCCGAAAACGACCATCTCTCCCATACCGCCGAAATCCATTTGAGCGAGGACGGCGCCATGCTCGGCTACAAAACCTACCCGTCCGTCATCCATTCCAAGGCGAGGCTGACCTACACCCAGGTGCAACGGTTCATCGATGGGGAACACGACCACGGGATTCCCGACTTGGTTCTCCACCGCCTGGAAAACCTTTGGCCGCTCGTGCAAAAAGTGCGCGCGTTGCGCGTCGCCAACGGCTCGGTCGAAATCAACACCCCGGAGATCGAAATCAAGCTCAACGAGCAGGGCAGGATCGAAAAAATGATGCCGCGTTCCGAGTCGAAAGAGGCCTACGGACTGATCGAAGACTGCATGCTGCTGACCAACCGGGCCGTGGCCGAAATCCTGATCGCCGCCGAAAAGCCCGCCATCTACCGCGTACACGAGGAACCGGACGACGAACAATGGGCCGCCATGGGCATGGAGCTGCAGGCGCTTGGCATCCCCGCCCTGCCGCAGACGCGGCAGGAGATCAACCAGGCCGTCAAGCTGGCGGCGGGCACGGCGGTTGAATATACCGCCAACCTCGCCATCCTGCGCAACTTCAAGCGCGCCGAATATTCCGCCACCCAGGTCGGCCACTTCGGACTCGCGTTCGACGACTACACCCACTTCACCTCCCCCATCCGCCGCTATCCCGACCTGCTCGTGCACCGCATGCTGAAGGCGGTTGAACTAGGGCAGGAATTCGGCATGGCCGCCGACAAGATCGAGCTGATTGCCATGCACTGCAACGAGACCGAAAAGAAGGCCGACGAGCTGGAGCGCAAGAGCACCGAAACCAAACGGATCGAATACTATTCCGAAACCATGAACACGTCGCCCACCGCCACCTTCAAGGGCTACATCGTTGCCATCAAGGGCAAGGGCATGATTGTCGAACTGCCCGACTCGCTCCAGCGCGGCATGGTCACCTTCGCCTCCATCACCTCCGACTGGCTCGTGGCCAACGAGCAGATGACCCAGGCGCAGACCAAGGCCGGGAAGGTCAAATTCACCATCGGCCAGGAGGTGGAAGTGGCGCTGGCCAAGGTCGATGCCGCCCGCGGCTTCATCGACTTCGTGATGGCCGACCAACTTTCCCAGCCCCGTCGCCGGGAGCGCCAGCCACGCATCGAACCCGACCTGAAGACCGGCAAGCCCCGCCTGCGAGGCAAGCATCGGCGAAGGAGGAAATAG
- a CDS encoding type I phosphomannose isomerase catalytic subunit, with protein MKNDLLYPLTFKPVYKDYPWGGSRIPETYHRNEPDGIYAESWEISDHDDGMSVVANGALAGKTIREILEGNPQGIMGTKVAGTKFPLLIKLIDAKQKLSVQVHPNDATAAEFGGEAKTEMWYMLGDNPTQVYCGLNDGVTKEVFVQAVEDGTSGETMRAVPVEKNSAIFVRGGRVHAIDEGCFILEIQQNSNTTYRIYDWGRMGNDGSPRELHIEQAINVINWNDHDNPLVEPKPLVDTDTFQCWEVLSCEYFRLEKLAFTAPLEIPMQPTTFHALFVSEGEATISWEKESLAAPAGTSILIPAALPAYTLDGNATVLRTTIP; from the coding sequence ATGAAAAACGATTTACTTTACCCCCTGACGTTCAAACCCGTCTACAAGGACTATCCTTGGGGCGGATCGCGCATCCCCGAAACCTACCACCGCAACGAGCCGGACGGCATCTATGCGGAATCGTGGGAAATCTCCGACCACGACGACGGCATGAGCGTGGTGGCCAACGGAGCATTGGCCGGAAAAACCATCCGTGAAATCCTGGAGGGCAATCCGCAGGGAATCATGGGAACGAAGGTGGCGGGCACCAAGTTTCCCCTGCTCATCAAACTGATTGACGCAAAGCAAAAGCTCAGCGTCCAGGTGCACCCGAACGATGCCACCGCGGCCGAATTCGGCGGCGAGGCCAAAACCGAAATGTGGTATATGCTCGGCGACAACCCGACCCAGGTCTATTGCGGTCTCAACGACGGTGTCACGAAAGAGGTTTTCGTGCAGGCGGTCGAGGACGGAACCAGCGGCGAAACCATGCGTGCCGTCCCGGTTGAAAAGAATAGCGCCATCTTCGTGCGCGGCGGCCGCGTGCATGCCATCGACGAAGGTTGCTTCATTCTCGAAATCCAGCAAAACTCCAACACCACCTACCGCATCTACGACTGGGGGCGGATGGGCAACGACGGCTCCCCGCGCGAGCTGCATATCGAACAGGCCATCAACGTCATTAACTGGAACGACCACGACAACCCGCTGGTCGAGCCAAAACCGCTGGTCGACACCGATACCTTCCAATGCTGGGAAGTCCTATCCTGCGAATATTTCCGCCTGGAAAAGCTGGCCTTCACGGCACCGCTCGAAATCCCGATGCAGCCCACCACCTTCCACGCGCTGTTTGTTTCCGAAGGCGAAGCAACCATCAGTTGGGAAAAAGAGAGCCTCGCGGCCCCGGCCGGCACCTCGATCCTGATCCCCGCCGCCCTCCCCGCCTACACGCTCGATGGCAACGCCACCGTGCTGCGCACCACCATTCCATAG